In the Bombiscardovia apis genome, ATGGTGCTCAGTAGCGCTCGCAACAGAAAAGAGCTAGCGCTCGGGGATGACCGCTAGCTCTTTAAGAGGAAGAAGAGGAACGCTTATGCGCTCAAAATCTGGGAATCAGATGAGGTGGCTGCGCATAAACCACTGGAAATGCTCTAGCTCCTGCACGTGATCCTGAATGATGTTGGAGGAGATGCCGTCGACTTCGTCAAGCTCCTTGATGGCCTCACGGTCGGCCTTGATGAACTCAGTGTAGTAGTCGTTCAGGGCCTTCAGATAGTCCAGAGCCTCTTGGCGACCAGCGATTTCGATGCCCTTCCAAGTGCGGTTCTTGATGATGTCGTCGGGGCGGCCGTCGGCTTGGCCACCCAAAGTAGCGATGCGCTCGGCAGTTTCGTCGGCCATAGCGAGCACGGAATCGACCTCAGGATCCATCATCTCGTGGATGCCGATAAAGTTCTTGCCCTTCATGTTCCAGTGAGCGTGCTTCAAGACGAGTGCGCACTCTTGCTCATTGCTCAAGCGGCTCTGCAAAATCTCAACTGCCTTTTCGCAGGCGGCCGCGTCTAGTCCGGGAACGGTGAATTCTAATGCCATGACTACTCCTTCGTCTGCTGTCTGCCGGATCGATTCCGGACTGGCTTTTTGGCCTGACAGCTGGTCGGTCGCTGAGCGACTTGGCCTACTTACAAGATTAGATGACTCGCGCTGGAAGTCAACTTAGCAAGTGTGAATCCGCATACTTTTTACTGAACGCGAGAATTCATGTTATGCGGGTAAAAGTGCTAAAATCCTTAAGTTACTCTGACGGGGAATCCGCGGATTCTGCGTTGTCTTCGCTTTCCTCGCTGCCGCGTTTGCGCACTTCCAGTGTCTCGATGCGCCGGCCATCAACCTTCGTGACGACCATATCGTAGCCGTCGTCGGAATGGAGCACCTCGCCTACCTCGCCCAGCTTGCCGGTGTGAGCCAAGAAGTAGCCCGCCACCGTCTCGTAAGGCCCATCTTCCAGCTCGATGCCGGTCATATCGGCGAAATCTTCAATGGTCATGCCGCCCTCGACAGTAGCGATGCCGTCTATAAACGCTTGTCTATCGGGCCTAGGGCCGCCCTTCTCGCTGGGCAAATCGTATTCGTCGCGAATGTCTCCTACCAGCTCTTCGGTCATGTCCTCAAGGGTGACGATGCCGTCCGTGCCGCCGTATTCATCGATTACCACGGCCAAGTGAATGCCCCGCATGCGCAGCTTTTCAAGGCTGGGCAAAAGCTTCGAAGTGCCCGGAAGCGCAATGCCGGGGCGGGTCACGTCGGCTACAGTCTTGGCATTTGGGTCGCGCACGTCGAGCAGGTCGCGCACATGCACAAAGCCCAACACATCGTCGAAATCGCGGCCAGTCACCGGGTAGCGTGAATACGGCTCATTACGCACAAAGTCGGCGGCCTCCCGCAGTGTCATGTCGCCGCTAATGAAGACCACGTCGGCGCGGGGGCGCATCACCTCGGCTACGCTCGTTTCCGAAGCGTCGAATACGTCGCCCAAAATCATGCGCTCGTCTTTGCTGAGGTTGGTATTCGAGGAAACCAGCACGCGCAGCTCATCGTCGCTCACTTCGGTGTCGGTTTGCTGGGGGTCGAAGCCCAAAAGGCGCACCAAACCGTTCGTGTTCTTAGCAATCAGCCAAATGAGCGGCTTGCAGGCTTTGGAAAACGCGTCGATAGCGGGCACCACGGCGCGGGCAATCTGCTCGGTGCGCTGCATGGCGATGCGCTTGGGCACTAGCTCCGAGATGATGATGGAGAAGTAGGAGATAATAATGGTGAGCGCAATGGTGGTCAGGGTTGAGGCCAAGCTCGCGGGCACGCCCCAGGAGCGCACGATGGGGTCGACCGACGGTGCGATGGAGGAGGCGCCGAATGAGGCCGAAAGGAAGCCGGAAACCGTTACGCCGATTTGCACGGTCGAGAGGAAGGTGTTGGGGTCGCGGGCCGTTTTCGCCACCCGAGCCCCGCGTGCGTCCTCCTGCTCCATCTGGTCAAGCTGGGAGCCGCGCAAAGAAACCAGCGCCAGCTCGGTGCCCGAAAAGACCGAGCCGATCAGAAGAAAAACAAAAACCAGCAAAATATTGAGCCATAACGCCATACCCCCAATTTACGCCACTTCCCCGATAACCTTCCGTCATCCGCGCAACCTCCCCTCTCGCTCCTCGATTCAGCGCGAATCCGTTAGTGGCCGAAAGTTCGCGATAAAAACCTGAGACCGCGAACTTTCGGCCGTTTTTGCTCCCAAAATGGCACTTTTTTGCGCTGGGAATGCTTCTATCGCGAACTTTCGGCCACTAAGTTTGTGGACAACGGGTCACATTCGACCACATTGTTGTTTTGATGACCGATGGAACGAGTCTAGGGTTTACGCTCCTTATATGAAAAGTCATACACGCATAAACGCTCTTATTGCGCAATCTGAGCGTGAGCAGCGATGCTGTTTTGGCCGG is a window encoding:
- a CDS encoding Dps family protein, which codes for MALEFTVPGLDAAACEKAVEILQSRLSNEQECALVLKHAHWNMKGKNFIGIHEMMDPEVDSVLAMADETAERIATLGGQADGRPDDIIKNRTWKGIEIAGRQEALDYLKALNDYYTEFIKADREAIKELDEVDGISSNIIQDHVQELEHFQWFMRSHLI
- a CDS encoding hemolysin family protein, which encodes MALWLNILLVFVFLLIGSVFSGTELALVSLRGSQLDQMEQEDARGARVAKTARDPNTFLSTVQIGVTVSGFLSASFGASSIAPSVDPIVRSWGVPASLASTLTTIALTIIISYFSIIISELVPKRIAMQRTEQIARAVVPAIDAFSKACKPLIWLIAKNTNGLVRLLGFDPQQTDTEVSDDELRVLVSSNTNLSKDERMILGDVFDASETSVAEVMRPRADVVFISGDMTLREAADFVRNEPYSRYPVTGRDFDDVLGFVHVRDLLDVRDPNAKTVADVTRPGIALPGTSKLLPSLEKLRMRGIHLAVVIDEYGGTDGIVTLEDMTEELVGDIRDEYDLPSEKGGPRPDRQAFIDGIATVEGGMTIEDFADMTGIELEDGPYETVAGYFLAHTGKLGEVGEVLHSDDGYDMVVTKVDGRRIETLEVRKRGSEESEDNAESADSPSE